A single genomic interval of Burkholderia cepacia ATCC 25416 harbors:
- the kdpF gene encoding K(+)-transporting ATPase subunit F: MTWMLWLAGASTALLFAYLVFALLRAEDIE, translated from the coding sequence ATGACCTGGATGCTCTGGCTGGCGGGCGCCTCGACGGCACTGCTGTTCGCGTATCTCGTCTTTGCGCTGCTGCGCGCGGAGGACATCGAATGA
- a CDS encoding quinone oxidoreductase family protein — translation MPKAIRYDQPGGPDVMKWVDVEVGEPKAGEVRIRQHAVGLNYIDVYFRTGLYSQPLPGGLGMEAAGEVTAVGEGVTALKAGDRVAYVGQPPGAYAQERVMPAERLVKLPDGISYDDAASVMLQGLTAHYLLRRTYPVKAGDTILIHAAAGGVGLLVCQWAKALGATVIGTVGSDEKAALAKAHGCDHPIVYTRENFTQRVKEITNGAGVPVVYDSIGKDTYIGSLDCLAPLGYFVSFGNASGPLPAIDSKEFSSRGSLFFTRPTLFSYIAKRADLESAAAELFDVILSGKVKTSINQRYPLAEVGRAHADLESRNTTGSTILVP, via the coding sequence ATGCCGAAAGCAATCCGATACGACCAGCCGGGCGGCCCGGACGTGATGAAGTGGGTCGATGTCGAGGTCGGCGAGCCGAAGGCGGGTGAAGTCCGCATTCGGCAGCACGCGGTCGGGCTCAACTACATCGACGTGTATTTCCGCACCGGCCTTTATTCGCAGCCGCTGCCCGGCGGTCTCGGGATGGAGGCGGCGGGCGAGGTGACGGCCGTCGGCGAAGGCGTGACCGCGCTCAAGGCGGGCGACCGCGTCGCGTACGTCGGGCAGCCGCCGGGCGCGTATGCGCAGGAGCGCGTGATGCCGGCCGAGCGGCTCGTGAAGCTGCCGGACGGCATCAGCTACGACGACGCGGCGTCGGTGATGCTGCAGGGCCTGACCGCGCACTACCTGCTGCGCCGCACGTACCCGGTGAAGGCCGGCGACACGATCCTGATCCACGCGGCGGCCGGCGGCGTCGGCCTGCTGGTGTGCCAATGGGCGAAGGCGCTCGGCGCGACCGTGATCGGCACGGTCGGCTCCGACGAGAAAGCCGCGCTCGCGAAGGCGCACGGTTGCGACCATCCGATCGTCTACACGCGCGAGAACTTCACACAGCGCGTGAAGGAGATCACGAACGGCGCGGGCGTGCCCGTCGTCTACGACTCGATCGGCAAGGACACCTACATCGGCTCGCTCGACTGCCTCGCGCCGCTCGGCTACTTCGTCAGCTTCGGCAACGCGTCGGGCCCGCTGCCGGCGATCGATTCGAAGGAGTTCTCGTCGCGCGGCTCGCTGTTCTTCACGCGGCCGACGCTGTTCTCGTACATCGCGAAGCGCGCCGATCTCGAATCCGCGGCCGCCGAGCTGTTCGACGTGATCCTGTCGGGCAAGGTGAAAACCAGCATCAACCAGCGCTATCCGCTCGCGGAAGTCGGCCGCGCGCATGCCGACCTCGAGTCGCGCAACACCACCGGCTCGACGATCCTCGTTCCCTGA